The genomic stretch TCGATTGGTTTTGCTGTATCAACACTAATCGTTGGCCAGTTTTTCTCTTTCTTTGGTATTAGTACGATTCTAATTCCATTCATGTTTATGATTGTGATCGCTTTTCTTACAGCGATGAGAGTATCGGATGTAAAAACGCGTAACAAACCAGTAACAGTGTTTGATGCGGTAAGGATTGGGAAGAATAGTAAGTTTCTATTATTTTTAGGGACAATCCTGTTTTTAACAATTCCACATCGGGCCAATGATAGTTTCATTGGACTATATCTTACAGAACTTGGCGGGAATGAGTCTCAAATTGGGCTTGCTTGGTTTGTTGCTGTATCTAGTGAAGCTGTTATATTCGCTACTAGTCATTATTGGTTCAGAAGATTTAACGAAATTGTCTTTATCATGATTGCAGGTGTCATCTATGCAGTTAGGTGGTTTGGGTTAGCGTACATAGGGGGGCCGGTTGCCGTTATCCTCCTTCAAGTTTTTCACGGTGTAACGTTTGGTATTTTTTACGTTGCTGCGTTTCAATATGTGACAAAGTTAGTACCCGAGCACTTGCAGGCCACGGGACATCTTCTATTCATCTCTGTTTTCTTTGGACTATCAGGGATTCTAGGTTCATTGTTCGGAGGGCTGATCTTTGAAAGATCTTCTGGAGCAACATTGTATGCTGTGATGGGATGTTTAACCCTAGTTGGGTGTGTTGCGTTACTTTTCTATCACATCGTTGAAAGAAGAAAAATGAAAACAGATGAAAGTTATGCTTAGGACAGATGAAATTCTGTCCTTTTTTTATTATCCAATTATTTCATACCCGAATTATGCTGAAATAAACCAGATAGGATATTGGTGATGGTTGTCACAGACCGGTGAAAGAAACCTGACTACAATGAAGGTGTGATAAAAATAAAGTTGTGGAGCGTGAGGAGTATGTTTGTTCATTTTTTGAGAGAGAACAAGGGAGCTTCTGGCATTCTTTTTCTAATTCGATTGTTTCTAGGTTATCAATGGATCACGGCTGGATGGACAAAAATAACGGGTGGTTTTGACGCGAATGGTTTTTTGCAGGGAGCGGTTGCGGGTGCGAGTGGAGAACATCCGGCTGTTCAAGGTTGGTGGGCTACTTTTTTAGAAGGCGTAGCCATTCCAAATGTCGATTTCTTCAATGTCTTAATACCATGGGGAGAGTTTTTAGTTGGACTTGGCTTAATTCTTGGTACTTTCACAACTCTTGCGGCATTTATGGGAGTAGTGATGAACTTTGCTTTCCTCTTTAGTGGGACAACTAGCACGAATCCAATGATGGTTATTCTCGGAATGCTCTTATTAATTGCCGGTTATAATGCCGCTAAAATTGGGATTGATCGATGGCTTATCCCAATTGTTAAGAAAAGCATTCATATGCGACAGGT from Bacillus sp. Cs-700 encodes the following:
- a CDS encoding DoxX family protein, producing the protein MFVHFLRENKGASGILFLIRLFLGYQWITAGWTKITGGFDANGFLQGAVAGASGEHPAVQGWWATFLEGVAIPNVDFFNVLIPWGEFLVGLGLILGTFTTLAAFMGVVMNFAFLFSGTTSTNPMMVILGMLLLIAGYNAAKIGIDRWLIPIVKKSIHMRQVKPALHH
- a CDS encoding MFS transporter, whose amino-acid sequence is MTKRDSVFFLSLFLFFFHGANTIIISYMPVYFQHSGMSESKIGSILAIGPLAAILAQPFWGYLSDKFGTIKKVLLVTLVGVAVVSVFLLTNSHYVFILISAAIFYVFMSPTGALGDSLAVKTAASVNKNFGSIRTWGSIGFAVSTLIVGQFFSFFGISTILIPFMFMIVIAFLTAMRVSDVKTRNKPVTVFDAVRIGKNSKFLLFLGTILFLTIPHRANDSFIGLYLTELGGNESQIGLAWFVAVSSEAVIFATSHYWFRRFNEIVFIMIAGVIYAVRWFGLAYIGGPVAVILLQVFHGVTFGIFYVAAFQYVTKLVPEHLQATGHLLFISVFFGLSGILGSLFGGLIFERSSGATLYAVMGCLTLVGCVALLFYHIVERRKMKTDESYA